A DNA window from Paramormyrops kingsleyae isolate MSU_618 chromosome 10, PKINGS_0.4, whole genome shotgun sequence contains the following coding sequences:
- the gpr151 gene encoding G-protein coupled receptor 151 gives MDKLQNLNSSNDNSTIDTESFTEWDSYQRLDSRELKMLIPVILGIICVLGFAGNLTAMGVLLTNAHKGKLSLINSLILNLMFADGLVLAFTVPFKAATFSRASWTLGWFVCKTCDWFLHSCMAAKSFTIAIMAKACYKYVSNPLKQVSIRCKTVLVILFFSWLLACVIAVPQWLFAVLQKDGDRMVCIQVVPPNTLRFMSVYIKAYPLVTFCGPISFALLYFWRAYGSSQRHGSKTQNLRTQIRSRKLTLMLFSLTVTTATMWLPQWVSWVWRHHVTETAAPSPPLVFTLSSQLLMFSISLINLMIVLSLSEEFRESYKGLWRRLTLRKHPPKAKQGPHTPTAQKCPCPRPETAAGQALPRKSGPAETKPDQDAEHSCTDAESPANKDGIVLPDVEQFWQERETNSLTDVNDPVPWEHQDPTEVKK, from the coding sequence TGGGATTCCTATCAACGGCTGGACTCGCGGGAACTCAAAATGCTCATCCCAGTCATTCTTgggatcatctgtgtcctgggTTTTGCTGGAAACCTCACGGCTATGGGGGTACTCCTCACCAATGCCCATAAGGGCAAACTGTCTCTGATCAACTCCCTTATTCTCAACCTCATGTTTGCCGATGGTCTAGTGCTGGCTTTTACAGTCCCATTCAAGGCTGCCACGTTCTCGCGAGCGAGCTGGACGTTGGGCTGGTTCGTGTGCAAGACTTGCGATTGGTTCCTGCATTCCTGCATGGCAGCGAAGAGCTTCACTATCGCCATCATGGCTAAAGCCTGTTACAAGTATGTGAGCAACCccctgaagcaggtgagcatccGCTGCAAAACCGTGCTGGTCATCTTGTTCTTCTCCTGGCTGTTGGCTTGTGTGATCGCAGTCCCCCAATGGCTATTTGCAGTGCTTCAGAAAGATGGTGACAGAATGGTCTGCATCCAAGTCGTGCCACCCAACACTCTGAGGTTCATGTCTGTGTACATCAAGGCGTACCCCCTGGTCACCTTCTGCGGTCCCATCAGCTTTGCCCTGCTCTACTTCTGGAGGGCGTATGGTAGCAGTCAGCGGCATGGCAGCAAGACCCAGAACCTCAGGACACAAATACGCTCCAGGAAACTGACACTCATGCTCTTCAGCCTGACGGTCACCACGGCAACCATGTGGCTGCCACAGTGGGTGTCCTGGGTGTGGAGGCACCACGTTACAGAAACCGCGGCCCCGTCGCCGCCCCTCGTCTTCACGCTCTCCTCCCAGCTGCTGATGTTTTCCATCTCCCTCATTAACCTGATGATCGTCCTCTCCCTGTCCGAGGAGTTCCGCGAGAGCTATAAAGGACTGTGGCGACGGCTGACTCTCCGGAAACACCCGCCCAAGGCCAAGCAGGGACCGCACACACCTACGGCTCAGAAGTGCCCCTGTCCCAGACCCGAAACTGCCGCAGGACAAGCGCTTCCCCGCAAGTCCGGCCCAGCAGAGACCAAGCCGGACCAGGATGCGGAGCACAGCTGCACGGACGCCGAGAGTCCAGCCAACAAGGATGGCATCGTCTTGCCAGACGTGGAGCAGTTCTGGCAAGAGCGCGAGACCAACTCGCTGACTGATGTGAACGACCCGGTGCCCTGGGAGCACCAGGACCCAACAGaagtcaaaaaataa